GAATTTTCTTGAAGTCGGTCATATCTTCCCCCGAGGTCGTTCAGTCTGGCGATGTGTTAGGCGCATCTTGGCGTGCAGTATACCCGTAGTACTGGGTAGTGCGGGGCATGATTGCGCTCTCATTTTGTGCTTTTCCGCCGCGCGGAGCGAAAGCGGGCTCACGGGGCGGTGTGGTTGAGCGGTCTGGCCGCTGGCAAAGAGGCAAGATCGGGCGTGCCGAGTTGGCCCATGTTCGCCTCTAGATCCTTTTTCAGGATGTCGATCAGATGGTCGGGACCGGTCGGCCCCAGCGCGGCCAGCGCGAAGTGAAAGGCGCGGCCCAGCATGACGAAATCGGCGCCAAGCGCCAGTGCCCGGAGGATGTCGAGGCCACCTTCGATGCCGCTGTCAAAGATCAGCGGCAGGTCCGTGGCGGCGCGCAGCTCGGGTAGCACTTCGATGGCGGCGGGGCTTCCGTCGAACTGGCGCCCGGCGTGGTTCGACACCCAGAGCCCATCGACGCCGATCGTCTCCAGCGGCTGCGCGTCCTCGGCGCGCATCACGCCCTTGATCACAAAAGGACCATCCCAGTGATCGCGCAGCCAGCGCGCATAGTCCCAATCGGGCGAGGTGCGCAGCAGATACCCGATATGGGCGGTGGAGGAACGGCTCTCACCGGTGGCCTCAGCGGTGTATTTGTCGAGCGTGCGCATATGCGGCATGCCGCCCTCGTGTCGGTGCTGACGGGCCATGCCCATGGCCCAGGCCGGGCGCATCGCCACCTGCGCCAGCAGGCGCGGCGTGAGGCGCGGCGGCTGGGTGAGGCCGGATCGCGTTTGCCGTTCCCGCCGTGAGGCGACAGGGACATCCACGGTCAGCACCAGCACCTTGAAGCCCGCGTCCCGGGCCCGTGCCAGCATGTCCTTGCGGATGCCTTCGTCCTTGGGGGGGTAAAGCTGGAACCAGGCCTGCTCGCCCAGATGCGGCGCCAGATCTTCGGGGCATTGGCTTGCAACGGTCGACAGGCTGTAGGGAAGGCCGCTGCGGGCGCCGCAGCGGGCCAGGTGGCCTTCGGCATCGGGCCAGATCAGTCCCGACATGCCCACCGGCGCAATGCCAAAGGGCAGCGGTAGCGTCGCGCCAAACAGCTGCGTCGACAGGTCGATCTCAAGCGGGCCGTGCAGGATGGAGGGCAGGAAGCCGACCCGGTCCAGCGCGGTGCGGTTGCGCCTTTGGGTGGCTTCGGTGCCGGTGGCGCTGTCCAGATACTCCCAAACAAAGCGGGGCAGGCGCTTGCGTGCTGCTGCGCGCAGGTCAGACAGGCCGGGGTAATGCAGGTGCAGATCCTGGTGCATGTTCATGCGGCGCATAATTGCTGCTTTGCAGCGAAAGTCTAGCGAAAATGTTACAGAATTCTAACAGGGGCCCAGGCGGGCGCAGACAGCGGCGCCACTGGGGAGCGGTTCGCGGTAAAAAAGAGGCGTGAACATAGTGTGAACGTCCCCTTTCCCGCGCAGATGAATCACGCTAGGATCACGCCCATGAGCAGTTTCGATGAAATGGACGCCTTTGAGGGCGCTTCCCTCTCCGCCCGCGCCATGGCTGCGCGCCCCAAACCCTATCTGGATGGGCTGAACCCAGCCCAGCGGGACGCCGTGGAATGCCTGGACGGGCCGGTTCTGATGCTGGCGGGCGCCGGCACCGGCAAGACTAAGGCGCTGACCACCCGGATCGTGCATCTGCTGACCTTGGGACAGGCGCGCCCGAACGAGATCCTCGCCGTGACCTTTACCAACAAGGCCGCGCGCGAGATGAAAGAGCGGGTCGGCCGGATGCTGGGCCAGCCTGCCGAGGGCATGCCCTGGCTCGGCACCTTTCACTCGATCTGCGTCAAGCTGCTGCGCCGCCATGCAGAACTGGCCGGGTTGAAATCGAATTTCACCATTCTGGACACCGACGATCAGATCCGCCTCCTGAAGCAACTGATCCAAGCCGCCGGGATCGATGACAAACGCTGGCCGGCGCGGATGCTGGCCGGGATCATCGACGACTGGAAAAACCGCGCCCTGACACCGGAGAGCGTGCCAGTGGCCGCTGCCAGCGCCTATAACCATCGCGGCACCGAGTTCTATGCCCAGTATCAGGCCCGCCTGAAAGAATTGAATGCCGTCGATTTTGGCGATCTGCTGCTGCATATGGTGACGATCTTCCAAAACCATCCGGATGTGCTGTCTCAGTATCAACGCTGGTTCCGCTACATCATGGTCGACGAATATCAGGATACCAACGTCGCGCAGTATATGTGGCTGCGGCTGCTGGCGGCCGGGCACAAGAATATCTGCTGTGTCGGCGATGACGATCAGTCGATCTATGGCTGGCGCGGAGCCGAGGTGGGCAATATCTTGCGGTTCGAAAAAGACTTTCCCGGTGCCAAGGTGGTGCGGCTAGAGCAGAACTATCGCTCGACCGAACATATCCTTGCGGCGGCCTCCGGCGTGATCCGGGGCAATGCAGGGCGTCTGGGCAAAGAGCTGTGGACCGAGGCAACTGGCGGCGAAAAGGTGCGCCTGATCGGCCATTGGGATGGTGAGGAAGAAGCGCGCTGGATCGGGGAAGAGATCGAAGCCATGCAGCGCGGCACCCGTGGGCAGGATCCGGTGGATCTGAACCAGATGGCGATTCTGGTGCGCGCCAGCCACCAGATGCGCGCCTTTGAGGACCGTTTCCTGACCATCGGCTTGCCCTACCGTGTGATTGGCGGGCCGCGATTCTACGAGCGGCTCGAGATTCGCGACGCCATGGCGTACTTTCGGCTGGTGGTCTCGCCGGAGGACGATCTGGCCTTTGAGCGCATCGTCAACACGCCCAAGCGGGGCCTTGGCGACAAGGCGCAGCAGAAGATCCAGATCGCGGCGCGCGAGAATGGCGTTTCGCTGCTCGAAGGGGCACGGCTGGCCGTCGACAGCGGTGAGATCAAGGGCAAGGGCGGCGCGGCGCTGCGTCAGCTGACCGAGGATCTGCGCCGCTGGGGTCGGATGGCAGGCGATTCCGACATCAGCCATATGGAGCTGGCCGAGATTATCCTCGATGAAAGCGGCTATACCGCCATGTGGCAGATGGATAAGAACCCGGATAGCCCGGGCCGTCTGGAGAACCTCAAGGAACTGGTGAAGGCGCTGGAGAATTTCGAGAACCTGCAAGGCTTCCTCGAACACGTCAGCCTGGTGATGGACAACGATAAACAGGACGCCGAGCAGAAGGTCAGCATCATGACCCTGCACGCGGCCAAGGGTTTGGAGTTTCCGGCCGTCTTCCTGCCGGGCTGGGAGGATGGATTATTCCCTTCGCAGCGGTCGATGGATGAAAGCGGTCTCAAAGGGCTCGAGGAAGAGCGGCGCCTTGCCTATGTGGGCATCACCCGGGCGGAGAAGATCTGCACGATTTCCTTTGCGGGTAACCGCCGGGTCTTTGGACAGTGGCAGTCACAGTTGCCCTCGCGGTTCATTGATGAACTGCCCGAAGAACACGTGGAGGTGCTTACGCCGCCGGGGCTATACGGCGGCGGCTATGGCGCAGCGGCGGGCGGTACGCCAGTGCAGTCCCGAATCGACGAACGGATGGCGCAGGCGGATGGCTATAATTCGCCGGGCTGGAAGCGCATGCAGGCGCGGGCCGGGGAGCGCGGGTTGTCGCAGCCAAGGGAAAGCCGCAATCAGGTGATCGACCTGACGGCGACCTCCAGCTTTACGATTGGCGAGCGGGTGTTCCATCAGAAATTCGGCTATGGCGCGATCACCGGCATCGAAGGTGACAAGCTGGAAGTGGATTTTGAAAAGGCCGGGGTGAAAAAGGTGATCGCGAAATTCGTCACCGCCCATGACGATGTGCCGTTTTGAGCTGTGCCGGAGCCAGTCTGCTTTCTGGCTGCCCTGAGCATATTAATCTGAAAATGGAATGATGCGGTCGGATCGCGTTGCGATCCGATCCGGGCGCGGGGGCGCTGGCAGCGATGCTGCCAGCGCCCCCGCGCCATTGCCCCGTTGCAACGGCTGCGGCGCGAAAAGGGCGGGCGCGCAGCGGCTGGCGATGGTGTCGGGTGATTTCTGGGGGGCGTTAAATGCAAAAACGGCGGTGCCAGGGAGGAGGAAGGCACCGCCGTTCTTTTCAACATTCGGCCAAATGG
This genomic stretch from Phaeobacter gallaeciensis harbors:
- a CDS encoding alpha-hydroxy acid oxidase — encoded protein: MRRMNMHQDLHLHYPGLSDLRAAARKRLPRFVWEYLDSATGTEATQRRNRTALDRVGFLPSILHGPLEIDLSTQLFGATLPLPFGIAPVGMSGLIWPDAEGHLARCGARSGLPYSLSTVASQCPEDLAPHLGEQAWFQLYPPKDEGIRKDMLARARDAGFKVLVLTVDVPVASRRERQTRSGLTQPPRLTPRLLAQVAMRPAWAMGMARQHRHEGGMPHMRTLDKYTAEATGESRSSTAHIGYLLRTSPDWDYARWLRDHWDGPFVIKGVMRAEDAQPLETIGVDGLWVSNHAGRQFDGSPAAIEVLPELRAATDLPLIFDSGIEGGLDILRALALGADFVMLGRAFHFALAALGPTGPDHLIDILKKDLEANMGQLGTPDLASLPAARPLNHTAP
- a CDS encoding ATP-dependent helicase, with amino-acid sequence MSSFDEMDAFEGASLSARAMAARPKPYLDGLNPAQRDAVECLDGPVLMLAGAGTGKTKALTTRIVHLLTLGQARPNEILAVTFTNKAAREMKERVGRMLGQPAEGMPWLGTFHSICVKLLRRHAELAGLKSNFTILDTDDQIRLLKQLIQAAGIDDKRWPARMLAGIIDDWKNRALTPESVPVAAASAYNHRGTEFYAQYQARLKELNAVDFGDLLLHMVTIFQNHPDVLSQYQRWFRYIMVDEYQDTNVAQYMWLRLLAAGHKNICCVGDDDQSIYGWRGAEVGNILRFEKDFPGAKVVRLEQNYRSTEHILAAASGVIRGNAGRLGKELWTEATGGEKVRLIGHWDGEEEARWIGEEIEAMQRGTRGQDPVDLNQMAILVRASHQMRAFEDRFLTIGLPYRVIGGPRFYERLEIRDAMAYFRLVVSPEDDLAFERIVNTPKRGLGDKAQQKIQIAARENGVSLLEGARLAVDSGEIKGKGGAALRQLTEDLRRWGRMAGDSDISHMELAEIILDESGYTAMWQMDKNPDSPGRLENLKELVKALENFENLQGFLEHVSLVMDNDKQDAEQKVSIMTLHAAKGLEFPAVFLPGWEDGLFPSQRSMDESGLKGLEEERRLAYVGITRAEKICTISFAGNRRVFGQWQSQLPSRFIDELPEEHVEVLTPPGLYGGGYGAAAGGTPVQSRIDERMAQADGYNSPGWKRMQARAGERGLSQPRESRNQVIDLTATSSFTIGERVFHQKFGYGAITGIEGDKLEVDFEKAGVKKVIAKFVTAHDDVPF